Proteins from one Pyrococcus kukulkanii genomic window:
- a CDS encoding outer membrane protein assembly factor BamB family protein — translation MKRVAVLIFLSLFLPSVVGWNGQLCSNVKYQKSIEAVALDNSTIYASCSYRAIANSSGLIGIYYLGTTGAYSINGTKLWEVDSGFVVKLIPIEDGVLVGSLGSLLRLNKTGNYTGRFITKYKLYDFILNGSYIYIASGDMFTKNMSKGVLYKLYLNNLTQIWSLNFTDLLGRVRVGKVIYVGSGYPSGFAGKLKFGRLYGVSPEGKILWQVELGEWVRDLEVWRGDAVVGTGYNGTGHVLLVDYNGNILWNETLFYVEDILVNGDTAYVGGYKGVAAIDLRKRKVRWELELPYRVKALALYKGKLLAGSGEFKTKDGTVYSVGTLYVIDPKDGKILKEIPTGYVRSISSRDKFVVVGTGSNIFMVFKEDEIIPKSICGPGLLLLLFLLGKKLKKG, via the coding sequence ATGAAGAGAGTCGCAGTCTTGATATTCCTGTCCTTGTTTCTTCCGTCAGTGGTTGGATGGAATGGGCAGTTATGTTCTAACGTTAAGTATCAAAAGAGTATAGAGGCCGTTGCACTGGATAATTCAACGATATATGCCTCGTGTTCATACAGGGCAATAGCTAATTCCTCAGGCCTTATAGGGATTTACTACCTTGGAACCACTGGTGCATACTCCATAAACGGTACGAAGTTGTGGGAAGTTGATTCTGGCTTTGTAGTCAAGTTGATCCCCATTGAAGATGGTGTACTTGTCGGGAGCCTTGGAAGTCTACTAAGGCTAAACAAGACTGGCAACTACACCGGAAGGTTCATAACCAAGTATAAGCTCTACGACTTCATATTAAATGGAAGTTACATCTACATTGCCAGTGGAGACATGTTTACCAAAAATATGAGCAAGGGGGTTCTATATAAATTATATCTTAACAATTTAACCCAAATATGGTCACTTAATTTTACTGATCTCCTAGGTAGAGTAAGAGTGGGAAAAGTCATTTATGTCGGAAGTGGCTACCCTTCGGGTTTTGCAGGCAAGCTTAAATTTGGAAGGCTTTATGGAGTTAGTCCAGAGGGGAAGATCTTATGGCAAGTTGAACTTGGAGAATGGGTGAGAGACCTAGAGGTCTGGAGGGGGGATGCGGTAGTTGGAACGGGTTATAATGGAACTGGACATGTTCTCCTGGTAGACTATAACGGGAACATATTATGGAATGAAACCCTGTTCTACGTCGAAGACATCCTAGTCAATGGTGATACTGCCTACGTTGGAGGATATAAAGGCGTTGCCGCCATTGATTTAAGGAAGCGTAAGGTACGATGGGAATTAGAATTACCGTATAGGGTAAAGGCTTTAGCCCTTTATAAGGGGAAGTTGCTCGCTGGAAGTGGGGAGTTTAAAACAAAGGATGGAACTGTCTACAGCGTTGGGACACTGTACGTTATTGACCCAAAGGATGGAAAGATACTGAAGGAGATACCAACAGGGTACGTGAGAAGCATCTCATCGAGAGATAAATTTGTGGTAGTTGGAACCGGAAGTAACATATTTATGGTCTTTAAGGAAGACGAAATAATACCAAAGTCTATCTGCGGACCAGGACTATTACTTCTCCTTTTCCTCCTTGGAAAGAAACTTAAGAAGGGTTAA
- a CDS encoding AAA family ATPase has protein sequence MSEIKEIFEEIGKAFIGHEDVVRKVLASALVNGNVLFEDNPGLGKTLLAKAFAKVLGLNYRRVQFTPDLLPSDIVGTKVWRPEKGTFEVMKGPIFTNVLLADEINRAPPKTQSALLEAMEERQVTIEGETFKLDEPFFVIATQNPLEFEGTYPLPEAQLDRFLLKLSIGYPKSEDEEVEILRARLRWQKDDPTVDLSPVVGREKFLRMQRKVESEIRIHDDILRYIARIVRTIREDERVEAGPSPRGGLALMKLAKANAFIEGRDYVIPDDVKMFAIEALSHRIILRPEYSLERGVEVEIVKEALEAVPVPKGLRY, from the coding sequence ATGAGTGAGATAAAGGAAATATTTGAGGAGATAGGAAAAGCCTTTATAGGGCACGAAGATGTCGTTAGGAAAGTTCTTGCGTCAGCCCTGGTAAACGGAAACGTGTTATTTGAAGACAATCCTGGGCTAGGTAAAACGTTACTTGCAAAGGCCTTCGCCAAGGTTCTAGGGCTAAACTACAGGAGAGTTCAGTTTACTCCCGATTTATTGCCTTCAGATATAGTGGGAACAAAAGTCTGGAGACCCGAAAAAGGGACCTTCGAAGTAATGAAGGGCCCCATATTCACTAATGTTCTTCTTGCGGATGAGATAAACAGGGCTCCACCAAAAACACAGTCAGCCCTTCTTGAAGCAATGGAAGAGAGGCAGGTAACAATAGAGGGGGAAACCTTCAAGCTTGATGAACCTTTCTTTGTTATAGCAACCCAAAATCCGCTTGAGTTCGAAGGAACGTACCCCCTACCCGAGGCCCAATTAGACAGGTTCCTTCTTAAGTTAAGTATAGGCTATCCCAAGAGTGAAGATGAAGAAGTCGAGATTTTAAGGGCAAGGCTTAGGTGGCAGAAGGATGACCCAACGGTAGATCTCTCTCCAGTCGTAGGAAGGGAAAAATTCCTAAGAATGCAAAGAAAGGTAGAGTCTGAAATTAGGATCCATGATGATATCCTCCGGTACATAGCAAGGATAGTCCGAACAATAAGAGAGGATGAGAGAGTTGAAGCTGGGCCAAGTCCAAGGGGAGGACTGGCGTTGATGAAGCTTGCAAAGGCAAATGCGTTCATAGAGGGTAGAGACTACGTTATTCCCGATGACGTTAAGATGTTCGCAATAGAAGCGTTGAGCCACAGAATAATTTTGAGGCCTGAATATTCCCTAGAGAGGGGTGTTGAAGTTGAGATAGTTAAGGAGGCCCTCGAAGCGGTGCCCGTGCCAAAGGGGTTGAGGTACTGA
- a CDS encoding methyltransferase has translation MRKLALLILLTIAVAAVTLGKAMGEFRDVSRSEGNIVSTGEFDIRISKDNSRFYDELRVFKIEDLKPGDTRNISFFIKNYGDVPIGNVSLLIFVRDIEDEVSPAEKPYDLTPEKGELSSCIIVEKITVNSKNVLNSPTKLSDLVGKEIKLFTGNLESEETLEVKITMKLAEDAGNECMTDSTEVMMKIIATQ, from the coding sequence ATGAGGAAACTAGCATTATTGATATTACTAACAATTGCAGTAGCAGCAGTGACCCTAGGAAAAGCCATGGGAGAATTTAGGGATGTTTCTAGGTCTGAAGGGAACATAGTTTCAACGGGGGAATTTGACATAAGAATAAGTAAAGACAACTCAAGGTTTTATGATGAGCTACGAGTATTCAAAATAGAAGACCTAAAACCCGGCGACACTAGGAATATATCGTTTTTCATCAAGAATTATGGAGACGTACCAATCGGAAATGTATCTCTTCTTATCTTCGTTAGAGACATCGAAGATGAAGTATCTCCAGCTGAAAAGCCCTATGACCTGACACCTGAAAAGGGGGAACTAAGCTCGTGCATAATTGTAGAAAAAATAACTGTAAACTCAAAAAATGTCCTTAATTCTCCAACAAAACTTTCAGACCTCGTGGGCAAGGAAATAAAGCTGTTCACTGGAAACCTAGAAAGCGAAGAGACTCTTGAAGTAAAAATAACAATGAAACTTGCCGAAGATGCAGGCAATGAATGCATGACGGACAGTACCGAGGTTATGATGAAGATAATTGCTACCCAATGA
- a CDS encoding DUF58 domain-containing protein, which produces MKGASFLVSLFLWFILMSIVFDVPRIGIFPLILLIFAVLIPSPREIEVQRTLDKKNVRIGEVITVNLEVHVKKGIGLVFIRDTIPPMFEVIGRPYASFFVLPWRRKFKFGYSLIARKRGKYELPKTEVYSFHVLRVHPTRWMLKGESVEIVVTSHGYLKVSPHRILRASMAQAIMYSRFGPTTTDFKEIREYRPGDPFKAINWKATARVGKLLVNEFEREGRKTVMIILDARMEKLGSYFENPLEYGIKLSMVLADFYLSLGNNVGLYILGQGKLVTPASSMSQRETIVKALLSAGLDKEETLENAFKNLEIILRRFSPMVILITNLTDDVTSEVTSLRRDLVIIDVSMYGEISEEGSLVELKKQALRRAAQKRVIKWDVGKESPHTVLLKLLGVVK; this is translated from the coding sequence ATGAAGGGGGCAAGCTTCCTAGTATCACTATTCCTATGGTTCATCCTCATGTCAATAGTGTTTGACGTTCCAAGGATAGGAATCTTTCCCCTAATCCTACTCATCTTCGCCGTTTTAATACCTTCCCCAAGGGAGATAGAAGTTCAAAGGACTTTGGACAAAAAGAATGTTAGGATTGGTGAAGTCATAACCGTGAACCTGGAAGTTCATGTGAAGAAGGGGATAGGTCTAGTTTTTATTAGGGATACCATTCCCCCGATGTTCGAAGTCATTGGAAGGCCTTATGCATCATTTTTCGTGCTACCTTGGAGGAGGAAATTTAAGTTTGGCTATTCCTTAATTGCCCGAAAAAGGGGAAAATACGAATTGCCAAAGACGGAGGTATACTCATTCCATGTTTTAAGGGTTCATCCAACAAGGTGGATGTTAAAAGGTGAAAGTGTGGAAATAGTCGTCACTTCTCATGGTTACTTGAAGGTGTCACCCCATAGAATTCTAAGGGCAAGCATGGCTCAGGCTATAATGTACTCAAGATTCGGCCCTACAACAACCGATTTCAAGGAGATAAGGGAATACAGGCCAGGAGATCCATTTAAAGCGATAAATTGGAAAGCTACCGCAAGAGTTGGGAAGCTTTTGGTAAATGAGTTTGAACGAGAGGGAAGGAAAACCGTAATGATAATCCTAGATGCAAGGATGGAGAAGCTTGGTTCGTACTTTGAAAATCCCCTTGAGTATGGAATTAAACTTTCGATGGTTCTAGCAGACTTTTACCTATCCCTGGGAAATAACGTTGGCTTGTACATATTAGGGCAGGGAAAGCTTGTAACTCCTGCTTCCTCTATGAGTCAACGTGAAACCATAGTCAAAGCCCTGCTCTCCGCTGGATTAGACAAGGAGGAAACCCTCGAAAATGCCTTTAAAAACTTAGAAATAATCCTGAGAAGATTCTCTCCCATGGTGATTCTCATAACGAATTTAACAGATGATGTAACATCGGAAGTCACTTCATTAAGGAGAGACCTTGTGATAATTGATGTCTCAATGTACGGAGAGATCAGTGAGGAAGGCTCACTTGTTGAGCTGAAAAAGCAGGCTCTTAGAAGGGCCGCTCAAAAGAGGGTTATCAAGTGGGATGTGGGTAAGGAAAGCCCCCATACGGTGCTGTTAAAGCTCTTAGGGGTGGTCAAATGA
- a CDS encoding DUF432 domain-containing protein: MFGKIKLAQGSISIGDQIINIKKTGEWFEYLRGNVRKKIIGDILQILPAPAKGYGVKLMMVRLEEEIVIAPGSRVEGFLTVPVEVSVRAGEVEVDRFSLGREKYALYGTLERGVIVRYSRGSLQEKPNGIGVLKVRIINKGTSWGKVDRIVFPLLDVMYYTKDRAFYPLVEVIVDRGIEAINTGEPPMDGLSVVGELKKLSFKMRW, translated from the coding sequence ATGTTTGGAAAAATCAAACTGGCTCAAGGGAGTATTTCAATAGGGGATCAGATAATAAATATAAAGAAAACCGGGGAGTGGTTTGAGTATCTCAGGGGAAACGTGAGAAAGAAAATAATCGGGGATATCCTTCAAATATTACCAGCACCGGCTAAGGGGTATGGAGTGAAGCTTATGATGGTTAGGCTGGAGGAGGAAATAGTCATAGCCCCAGGAAGTAGAGTTGAGGGATTTCTCACAGTTCCCGTTGAAGTTTCGGTAAGAGCAGGGGAAGTCGAAGTTGATAGATTTTCGCTAGGTAGGGAAAAGTATGCCCTTTATGGAACCCTCGAGAGAGGAGTTATCGTGAGGTATTCAAGAGGAAGCCTCCAAGAGAAGCCAAATGGAATTGGAGTTCTTAAAGTTAGGATAATCAATAAGGGAACGTCTTGGGGAAAAGTTGACAGAATAGTGTTTCCCCTGTTAGATGTTATGTACTATACCAAGGACAGGGCCTTCTATCCCCTGGTGGAGGTAATAGTTGATAGGGGCATTGAAGCCATAAACACTGGGGAACCCCCAATGGATGGACTCTCCGTGGTCGGCGAGCTAAAGAAGTTATCATTTAAGATGAGATGGTGA
- a CDS encoding transglutaminase domain-containing protein translates to MMREIFSAVIIGVLGLLLLSSSSPITLVPTISNELPKKESHSIDLRENLYRLSIFNDATVMVVFEDKGRVAYLRQNVYYTYKNGKWIGEKFNGIKVFGKIPIFEPKVPHETIIDRVRVELKSPLLSGNLYTTLYTSWISIPALYSGDLELLRPKRYPVESYDFEATLYEFPDDVLRRAKVPEVSLEVPEVSEKVLKLAKNITKGIESPYEKALAIERYLEENYFYDEKAPPAPPGIDPIEWFLFYSKRGVCLDFNTAFVILARLNGLPARLVTGFKIKAEPGMQEVKLRQAHAWAEVYFEGVGWITFDATGSRRPEEKKEEVQQKPGVREVKVSLGNSTVIELPFKVNLTTNPEIPINITVKDGKTIVNITGEKVGWFNVTLGKLNLSILVGYNTTTKIIKWPMEITAGSNFTVEGIVITTEGTLVPAGPVRIELRKEKESPGKIVGRGEVRNGRFVVKCSATGVAGKYHIVAVYEGWGPYFESTSDPTIVIRDKAKIYVKEFNYTRVGSVKIQGFLGTEGGASLGGEYLDVFLDGKLVGVAKTDSSGRFSFFVGVGNPGIHKVTLVYEGSKGIEGDKKTIVFRAISASVTIPSFVYAGDELEIRGKIVGASDGTVSISGDFGDYYSKLSENGSFKLRIPVPQDAKGYRKVIIYYGDLKLIEREVYVKQKLLVDVSNALMVVNRSNELTVRITFINGSPLIGSKVMLVAFNETLSNITNKKGIATFRITPEFTGKYTAKLIVITNDGFEIIPVILRVYRYPLYVYVGLFLLLLSLLALSAKTVRVKLSFNREPPVYMTNETVEIKTNLPVSLYVNGRLHGRGKEFKLRLNPGNHKICARFFFFSNEREVKVLGNYNDVIVCIFEECLNGEPSKTAREILGLNDLSLIFEKARYSLRKISLGEVLRFFRGIRGRCLNEGASEK, encoded by the coding sequence ATGATGAGGGAGATATTTTCAGCGGTAATAATTGGAGTACTGGGGTTGCTTCTCCTCTCTTCCTCTTCTCCGATAACGTTAGTCCCAACTATATCTAATGAGCTCCCAAAAAAAGAATCCCATTCCATAGATCTCAGGGAAAACCTCTACAGGTTATCGATATTCAACGATGCAACCGTCATGGTTGTGTTCGAGGATAAGGGGAGGGTCGCGTACCTAAGGCAAAACGTCTACTATACCTATAAGAACGGCAAGTGGATTGGGGAGAAATTCAATGGAATAAAGGTTTTTGGAAAGATACCAATTTTTGAACCTAAGGTACCGCACGAAACAATTATCGATAGGGTAAGGGTTGAATTAAAATCTCCCCTCCTTTCGGGAAACCTCTATACAACCCTTTATACCTCCTGGATCTCGATTCCCGCCCTGTATTCGGGGGATCTTGAGTTGCTTAGACCAAAGAGGTACCCCGTGGAATCCTACGATTTTGAAGCAACGCTTTATGAGTTCCCGGATGATGTTCTAAGAAGAGCTAAAGTTCCCGAAGTAAGTTTAGAAGTTCCAGAGGTAAGCGAAAAGGTACTTAAGTTGGCAAAGAACATAACTAAGGGAATAGAGAGCCCTTACGAGAAGGCCCTGGCCATAGAGAGGTACCTCGAAGAGAACTACTTCTATGATGAAAAAGCTCCCCCAGCGCCCCCAGGAATAGATCCCATTGAGTGGTTCCTCTTCTATTCAAAGCGAGGAGTCTGTCTCGATTTTAATACGGCCTTTGTTATCTTGGCAAGACTTAACGGCCTTCCGGCAAGGCTAGTAACGGGGTTCAAGATCAAGGCCGAGCCTGGAATGCAGGAAGTTAAGTTAAGGCAGGCACACGCCTGGGCTGAGGTTTACTTTGAAGGTGTGGGCTGGATAACTTTTGACGCCACTGGATCCCGTAGGCCTGAGGAGAAGAAAGAGGAGGTGCAACAAAAGCCCGGAGTTAGAGAGGTTAAAGTATCCCTTGGAAATAGTACGGTTATAGAGCTCCCATTCAAGGTTAACCTGACAACTAACCCCGAAATTCCCATCAATATTACGGTTAAAGATGGGAAGACGATAGTGAACATAACCGGAGAGAAAGTTGGGTGGTTTAACGTTACCTTAGGAAAATTGAACCTTTCCATCTTAGTTGGCTACAACACTACAACTAAGATAATTAAGTGGCCAATGGAGATCACGGCCGGTTCTAACTTCACCGTGGAAGGCATCGTCATTACAACAGAGGGCACCCTCGTTCCCGCAGGTCCCGTGAGGATAGAGCTTAGAAAGGAGAAGGAATCGCCAGGAAAAATTGTAGGAAGAGGAGAAGTTAGAAATGGCAGATTTGTAGTTAAATGCTCAGCTACGGGAGTTGCAGGAAAGTATCATATAGTAGCCGTATACGAGGGGTGGGGACCATATTTTGAATCAACTAGTGATCCCACCATAGTAATTCGGGATAAAGCTAAGATCTACGTGAAGGAATTCAACTACACAAGGGTTGGTTCGGTAAAGATACAGGGGTTCCTGGGAACGGAAGGAGGAGCCTCTCTTGGTGGGGAGTACCTTGACGTATTCTTGGATGGAAAACTTGTAGGTGTCGCGAAAACCGACAGTTCAGGTAGATTTTCATTCTTCGTAGGGGTTGGAAATCCTGGTATTCATAAAGTTACCCTTGTCTATGAGGGTAGTAAGGGAATTGAAGGAGATAAGAAAACCATTGTGTTTAGGGCGATCTCCGCATCAGTTACCATCCCCTCTTTCGTTTATGCGGGGGATGAACTTGAGATAAGGGGGAAGATAGTGGGGGCCAGCGATGGAACAGTAAGTATTAGCGGAGATTTTGGAGATTACTACTCTAAGCTTAGTGAGAATGGATCCTTCAAGCTAAGGATTCCCGTTCCCCAGGACGCCAAAGGATATAGGAAGGTAATAATCTACTATGGAGACCTTAAATTAATCGAGAGAGAGGTTTACGTTAAGCAGAAATTGCTTGTAGATGTTTCCAACGCATTAATGGTTGTCAACAGATCCAATGAGCTCACCGTGAGAATCACCTTCATCAACGGGAGCCCCCTTATTGGTTCAAAGGTCATGTTAGTAGCTTTTAACGAGACATTAAGTAATATAACCAACAAGAAGGGAATAGCAACCTTTAGGATAACTCCAGAGTTCACTGGTAAGTACACCGCCAAGTTAATAGTAATAACGAACGATGGATTTGAGATCATCCCAGTAATCCTTAGGGTGTACAGGTATCCGCTTTACGTTTACGTAGGCCTGTTCCTCTTATTACTTTCACTCCTTGCCCTCTCTGCTAAGACAGTAAGGGTAAAACTAAGCTTCAATAGGGAGCCACCCGTGTACATGACCAATGAAACCGTTGAGATAAAAACGAACTTGCCAGTATCCCTCTACGTAAACGGTAGACTTCATGGTAGGGGAAAAGAGTTTAAGCTGAGGCTTAATCCTGGGAATCATAAAATATGTGCAAGATTTTTCTTTTTCTCCAATGAGCGCGAAGTTAAGGTTCTGGGCAACTACAATGATGTGATAGTGTGCATTTTTGAGGAGTGCCTTAATGGAGAACCGAGCAAGACCGCCAGGGAGATCTTAGGGCTAAATGACTTATCCCTGATATTCGAAAAGGCAAGGTATAGCCTTAGGAAGATCTCACTAGGGGAAGTTTTAAGGTTCTTTAGGGGAATTAGGGGGAGGTGTTTAAATGAGGGAGCGAGTGAAAAATAG
- a CDS encoding mechanosensitive ion channel family protein has translation MASIVIGLILAEVLYRWILNLSKSTKYVWILNEDTAKLLRNFIIIGSLLSAFDTLGLFDIMVFGSKLSRVIAGFLLFYISYLIGKKVQDYWLIKEGAEAQIKAKVFYYALVTVGFFLALNIAGFSGKLTTIIAAAGITGIVLGFSAQTVIANFISGIFMYFDKPLKIGDPVEVGGYSGIVHDIRILSTRIRTWDGLLVRIPNEKLFNSEIKNLAKYPARRVDVIVGIAYKEDVERAIKVIRETLEEIPYVLAEPEPSIFINELGDSSVNIAVRAWAPSEKWFDVRTQILQRIKEALDREGIEIPFPQRVNWFAEELRIKLEH, from the coding sequence ATGGCAAGTATCGTTATAGGTCTGATCTTAGCTGAGGTACTTTACAGATGGATATTAAACCTCTCAAAAAGCACGAAATATGTTTGGATATTAAACGAAGACACGGCGAAACTCTTGAGGAACTTCATTATAATTGGCTCCCTGCTCTCGGCTTTTGACACATTGGGACTGTTCGATATAATGGTCTTTGGAAGCAAGTTAAGTAGAGTAATCGCGGGTTTCCTCCTATTCTACATTTCCTATCTGATAGGGAAGAAAGTTCAAGACTACTGGCTTATAAAGGAAGGTGCGGAAGCCCAGATAAAGGCAAAGGTATTCTACTACGCTCTAGTCACAGTAGGATTTTTCTTGGCATTAAACATTGCGGGCTTCAGCGGTAAGCTAACAACGATAATTGCCGCCGCTGGAATTACGGGTATAGTTCTCGGTTTTTCGGCTCAGACGGTAATTGCCAACTTTATCTCGGGGATATTTATGTACTTTGACAAGCCCCTAAAGATAGGAGATCCAGTTGAAGTTGGAGGGTACTCTGGAATAGTCCACGATATAAGGATCCTTTCAACAAGAATTAGGACATGGGACGGTCTACTCGTTAGGATTCCAAATGAGAAGCTCTTTAATAGCGAGATAAAGAACCTTGCAAAGTATCCTGCCAGAAGAGTTGACGTTATAGTGGGTATAGCATATAAAGAGGACGTCGAGAGGGCAATAAAAGTGATAAGGGAAACTCTCGAGGAAATCCCCTACGTGCTCGCTGAACCAGAACCTTCAATCTTCATTAATGAACTTGGAGACAGTAGCGTTAATATAGCAGTGAGGGCCTGGGCCCCAAGTGAAAAATGGTTTGACGTGAGAACACAGATCCTGCAAAGGATAAAAGAAGCATTGGATAGAGAGGGTATCGAGATCCCATTCCCACAGAGGGTCAATTGGTTCGCGGAGGAGTTAAGGATAAAGCTTGAGCATTAG
- a CDS encoding sugar phosphate nucleotidyltransferase, with the protein MKALIMAGGYATRLWPITKNRPKPLLPIGNKTIIEHILEKVSDLGIPTYISTNKFFEKHFKKLAEKYEVELIVEDTYSEEEKLGTIGAIKNAIDILGEDDYLIIAGDNVFSLSLVDFVKRFNDIKKTLIAVYDVGDLELAKRYGVVILEGDRVVYFEEKPPEAKTSLISTGIYALPKDIIKLVSEYLKNGNKDAPGYFIQWLLEKGIEVYAYKFSEYWYDIGSADSYLEALKMFLKESEIEEIQISPYAKIIPPVIIKKGAKILGRSIIGPYAYIDEECVIENSDVSDSIIFKKTVIRNSTIWRSIIDEKCEIRNLELRKSLVGGHAKIQRGD; encoded by the coding sequence TTGAAAGCCTTAATAATGGCAGGGGGATACGCCACAAGGTTGTGGCCAATAACAAAGAACAGACCAAAGCCCCTCCTTCCGATTGGTAACAAAACGATAATTGAACACATTCTTGAAAAAGTTAGTGACCTCGGAATCCCCACATACATATCAACAAATAAATTTTTTGAGAAGCACTTCAAGAAACTCGCAGAGAAATATGAGGTAGAGTTGATAGTGGAGGATACATACAGTGAAGAGGAAAAACTTGGGACTATTGGGGCAATAAAAAATGCAATAGATATCCTTGGGGAGGATGATTATCTCATAATAGCCGGGGATAACGTCTTCTCGCTCTCATTAGTGGATTTCGTTAAGAGATTTAACGATATTAAAAAAACGTTAATAGCTGTATATGATGTTGGAGATCTTGAGCTAGCGAAGAGGTACGGGGTTGTGATACTTGAGGGTGATAGGGTAGTTTACTTTGAGGAGAAACCCCCCGAAGCAAAGACTAGTTTGATTAGCACGGGGATATATGCCCTACCAAAGGACATCATAAAGCTTGTTTCTGAGTACCTAAAGAATGGGAATAAAGATGCTCCAGGCTACTTCATTCAGTGGCTCCTTGAGAAAGGCATTGAGGTGTACGCATACAAGTTCAGTGAGTATTGGTACGATATAGGATCCGCCGATAGCTACCTAGAGGCCCTAAAGATGTTCTTGAAGGAAAGTGAAATAGAGGAAATACAAATAAGTCCCTACGCCAAGATAATTCCTCCCGTTATAATTAAGAAGGGAGCTAAGATACTTGGAAGGTCAATTATAGGGCCCTATGCTTATATCGACGAGGAATGTGTAATAGAAAATTCTGATGTGAGTGATTCAATAATCTTCAAGAAAACTGTAATAAGAAACTCAACGATATGGCGTTCAATAATAGATGAAAAATGCGAGATAAGGAACTTAGAACTAAGAAAGAGCTTAGTAGGGGGTCATGCAAAAATACAGAGAGGTGACTAA
- a CDS encoding VIT1/CCC1 transporter family protein, with the protein MSDVLSLVIKFYNDEYSDSLLYAELAKVEKDEKIKEEFLRLARIEAKHAKFWLSFLERRGITPNKPKVKRWTIHILKLMRKILGPGVVASLLEMGENSAIQKYFKFLTEHSQEFSPDEMEKLKEIILEELEHEKFFYESKRRFHVENVRDFVLGMNDGLVEILGAVTGLSAVYPYSPRLVGISGLIVGVAGALSMAIGALISVRSQRQVSEAIRERTKVLFKVSPERAVKEVYEKLIEGGLPEEIAQEVSVKLKGKEEALIKLLVHEEEQNELRAALYTGLAYLVGVAFPVTPYFFARSSLTALPISVMLAGLALSVVATSVALISGISIKKKVAEMVVTGLGAAFLSYLFGHLMESVFNVSGL; encoded by the coding sequence ATGTCAGATGTTTTAAGTCTTGTCATCAAATTCTACAACGATGAATACTCCGATTCTCTTCTCTATGCAGAACTTGCTAAAGTTGAAAAAGATGAAAAGATTAAAGAGGAATTCCTGAGATTAGCAAGAATAGAGGCCAAGCACGCAAAGTTTTGGCTCTCCTTTTTAGAGAGGAGAGGGATAACCCCCAACAAGCCCAAGGTCAAAAGATGGACAATTCACATCCTAAAACTAATGAGGAAAATTCTAGGCCCAGGGGTCGTTGCTTCCCTTTTGGAGATGGGCGAAAATAGCGCGATCCAAAAGTACTTCAAGTTCCTTACTGAACACTCTCAAGAATTCTCTCCCGATGAAATGGAGAAACTAAAGGAGATAATCCTGGAAGAGCTAGAGCATGAGAAGTTCTTCTATGAGAGCAAGAGAAGGTTTCACGTAGAGAACGTGAGGGACTTCGTCTTAGGAATGAACGATGGTCTCGTCGAAATACTAGGAGCTGTTACCGGTCTTTCTGCCGTCTATCCGTACTCGCCAAGGCTAGTCGGGATCAGTGGTCTTATCGTGGGAGTTGCCGGTGCACTATCAATGGCCATTGGAGCCTTAATCTCGGTTAGATCTCAAAGGCAGGTAAGCGAGGCAATAAGGGAGAGGACTAAAGTCCTGTTCAAGGTCTCACCAGAAAGAGCCGTTAAAGAGGTATATGAAAAACTTATCGAGGGAGGCCTCCCAGAAGAGATAGCCCAAGAAGTGTCCGTAAAGCTAAAGGGAAAAGAGGAAGCTTTAATAAAGCTCCTTGTCCATGAAGAAGAACAGAACGAGTTAAGGGCCGCCCTATATACCGGCCTCGCTTACCTTGTCGGCGTTGCATTCCCAGTGACCCCCTACTTCTTCGCGCGCTCATCACTAACGGCCCTCCCCATCTCGGTAATGCTTGCTGGCTTGGCGTTAAGTGTTGTAGCAACTTCAGTTGCCTTGATCTCAGGGATCTCAATTAAGAAGAAGGTTGCAGAGATGGTAGTCACCGGCCTGGGAGCAGCGTTTTTAAGTTACCTATTTGGACATTTAATGGAATCAGTATTTAACGTCTCGGGGCTATGA